A region from the Lemur catta isolate mLemCat1 chromosome 7, mLemCat1.pri, whole genome shotgun sequence genome encodes:
- the TP53I11 gene encoding tumor protein p53-inducible protein 11 isoform X1, with amino-acid sequence MAAKQPPPLMKKHSQTDLVSRLKTRKILGVGGEDDDGEVHRSKISQVLGNETKFTVREPLGLRVWQFVSAVLFSGIAVMALAFPDQLYDAVFDGAEVTSKTPIRLYGGALLSISLIMWNALYTAEKVIIRWTLLTEACYFGVQFLVVTATLAETGLMSLGTLLLLASRLLFVIISVYYYYQVGRRPKKV; translated from the exons ATGGCAGCcaagcagcccccacccctcatgAAGAAGCACAGCCAGACGGACCTCGTGAGCCGCCTGAAGACCCGGAAGATCCTGGGTGTGGGCGGGGAGGACGATGACGGGGAGGTGCACCGTTCCAAG ATCAGCCAGGTCTTGGGCAATGAGACCAAATTCACTGTTCGGGAGCCTTTGGGGCTCAG GGTCTGGCAGTTTGTTTCTGCTGTGCTCTTCTCCGGCATTGCTGTCATG GCCCTCGCCTTCCCCGACCAGCTCTACGACGCGGTCTTCGATGGAGCCGAGGTGACCAGCAAGACCCCCATCCGCCTCTATGGTGGCGCCCTCCTCA gcatCTCCCTGATCATGTGGAACGCGCTCTACACGGCTGAGAAGGTCATCATTCGGTGGACCCTGCTTACGGAAGCCTGCTACTTCGGGGTCCAGTTCTTGG TGGTCACTGCCACACTGGCTGAGACGGGCCTCATGTCCCTCGGgaccctgctgctcctggccaGCCGCCTCCTTTTTGTCATCATCAGCGTTTACTACTATTACCAGGTCGGCCGAAGACCCAAGAAAGTCTAG
- the TP53I11 gene encoding tumor protein p53-inducible protein 11 isoform X2: MRPNSLFGSLWGSGSGSLFLLCSSPALLSWPSPSPTSISLIMWNALYTAEKVIIRWTLLTEACYFGVQFLVVTATLAETGLMSLGTLLLLASRLLFVIISVYYYYQVGRRPKKV, from the exons ATGAGACCAAATTCACTGTTCGGGAGCCTTTGGGGCTCAG GGTCTGGCAGTTTGTTTCTGCTGTGCTCTTCTCCGGCATTGCTGTCATG GCCCTCGCCTTCCCCGACCA gcatCTCCCTGATCATGTGGAACGCGCTCTACACGGCTGAGAAGGTCATCATTCGGTGGACCCTGCTTACGGAAGCCTGCTACTTCGGGGTCCAGTTCTTGG TGGTCACTGCCACACTGGCTGAGACGGGCCTCATGTCCCTCGGgaccctgctgctcctggccaGCCGCCTCCTTTTTGTCATCATCAGCGTTTACTACTATTACCAGGTCGGCCGAAGACCCAAGAAAGTCTAG